The following proteins are encoded in a genomic region of Aquella oligotrophica:
- a CDS encoding ATP-binding cassette domain-containing protein: MTKTNVFYLKDFSFQYPFSKQKIEINGELAIHHGECILLKGASGSGKSTLLMALKGLIPHLIHGKITGEILFHNKSIRAISAEESLKIGYLQQNPDSQLICHTVFDELAFGLENLSTPREKIIQLVTDISQKFAVSHLLERSVKSLSGGQKQIINLLAILLLEPEVLLLDEPTAFLDPDSAYKLVNLIKEHIADKVVVIIEHNYHYFQPLVNRVINIDINGNIHEEKLNDEDWNQSLPVINPLPFNLEHKTLLKIDNLNFNYDNSEILLEKINLDIGKGEIIGIIGKNGAGKSTLFKLICGIIPSKNQIIYNSQPVGKIAKKQLWNDISLLWQNPESHFIHNAVEMELNGNLELATELGLDKHLKNNPFCLSEGQKRRLSLGIILNKKPQLLLLDEPTFGQDLKNKQILGNILVKIANEGTSLLIISHDPDFLRSITKKTYQLVNKSLEPCII; this comes from the coding sequence ATGACCAAGACTAACGTTTTCTATTTGAAAGATTTCTCGTTTCAATATCCATTTAGCAAACAGAAGATTGAAATAAATGGTGAGTTAGCGATCCATCATGGTGAATGCATTTTACTCAAAGGCGCGTCAGGAAGTGGAAAATCAACACTTCTAATGGCACTCAAAGGTCTGATCCCGCATTTGATTCATGGAAAAATCACTGGCGAGATCCTATTCCATAATAAAAGCATAAGGGCTATCTCAGCAGAAGAATCATTAAAAATTGGCTATCTCCAACAAAACCCGGATAGCCAGTTAATTTGCCATACAGTTTTTGATGAACTTGCCTTTGGGCTTGAAAATCTATCTACCCCACGCGAGAAAATAATTCAGCTAGTAACTGATATTAGCCAGAAATTTGCGGTTTCTCACTTACTAGAGAGAAGTGTTAAAAGCCTATCTGGTGGACAAAAACAGATCATTAATCTTTTAGCTATCCTACTTCTTGAACCAGAAGTATTACTCCTTGACGAGCCAACCGCATTTCTCGATCCAGATTCAGCTTATAAACTGGTTAATTTGATAAAAGAACATATAGCGGATAAAGTTGTAGTAATCATCGAACATAACTATCACTATTTTCAGCCCTTGGTAAACCGAGTAATCAACATCGATATAAATGGAAATATTCATGAAGAGAAATTGAATGATGAAGATTGGAATCAGAGTCTCCCTGTGATAAATCCACTGCCATTTAATCTAGAGCATAAAACATTATTAAAGATAGACAATCTTAATTTCAACTATGATAATTCTGAAATATTACTGGAAAAGATAAATCTGGATATTGGCAAGGGTGAAATTATCGGCATAATTGGTAAAAATGGTGCAGGTAAATCCACATTATTTAAGCTTATTTGTGGGATTATTCCTAGCAAAAATCAAATTATATATAATAGTCAGCCAGTTGGAAAAATCGCTAAAAAACAATTATGGAACGATATTAGCCTATTATGGCAAAATCCAGAATCACATTTTATCCATAATGCGGTTGAAATGGAGTTAAATGGAAATCTTGAACTAGCAACAGAGCTAGGTTTAGATAAGCACCTAAAAAATAATCCATTTTGCTTATCCGAAGGACAAAAGCGCAGACTTTCACTGGGTATTATATTAAATAAAAAGCCACAACTATTGTTACTTGATGAACCAACCTTCGGACAAGATCTGAAGAATAAGCAAATCCTTGGAAATATACTGGTGAAAATTGCAAACGAGGGAACTAGCTTATTAATTATTAGCCATGATCCAGATTTTCTAAGAAGTATCACTAAAAAAACATATCAGTTAGTTAATAAAAGCCTAGAGCCATGCATAATTTAA
- a CDS encoding energy-coupling factor transporter transmembrane component T, which produces MHNLKFNQLNYLIIPIILLLATALYSTYQEYLFCLLIAVGNLLLLTREIHWKKLLLFCLCLSPAIGASYLTGHLFTANNDAEISHMNALNLCIRLFTITMISFAFMIHMPKEKIMLELMQRKILPVAIGFGLLSTLNAFSHFADEFRRIQIAYQMRYQRSFYSPKIILPLLVASARYAQNVSISMFNRGLNKKRTYSHETNKFKFLDYLILGLNLIFLVAYRFLIYLT; this is translated from the coding sequence ATGCATAATTTAAAATTTAATCAGCTAAATTACCTTATCATCCCCATTATATTGTTGCTTGCAACAGCACTTTATTCGACTTATCAGGAATATTTATTTTGCCTCTTAATCGCAGTGGGTAACTTACTATTATTAACTAGAGAAATTCACTGGAAAAAACTACTCCTATTTTGCTTATGTCTAAGCCCAGCGATCGGAGCAAGTTATCTAACTGGACATCTATTTACAGCTAACAATGATGCAGAAATAAGTCATATGAATGCGCTTAATCTGTGTATCCGACTTTTTACTATTACCATGATTTCCTTTGCATTTATGATCCACATGCCTAAAGAAAAAATCATGCTTGAATTAATGCAAAGAAAAATATTACCTGTAGCCATTGGCTTTGGCTTACTCTCTACCCTAAATGCATTTAGTCATTTTGCCGATGAGTTTAGACGCATTCAGATCGCATATCAAATGCGTTACCAACGAAGCTTCTATTCGCCAAAAATTATCCTCCCACTACTAGTGGCAAGTGCTCGCTACGCCCAAAATGTTAGTATTAGCATGTTTAATCGCGGATTAAATAAAAAGCGTACGTATAGTCATGAAACCAATAAATTCAAGTTCTTAGATTATCTCATTCTGGGATTAAATTTAATATTTTTAGTTGCATATAGATTTTTGATTTATTTAACATAG
- a CDS encoding ECF transporter S component: MSNRLTLSETIFICILASSLGIAWWAYSFAYNIISPVLKPLGISGLLEGFWHMGGIFFGYIIRKPGSALLGETIAATVEGLISQWGISAVISGACQGLPVEILFLICRYKVSSKSICALGGVVSAIGGYLVTYYWFGYGELSLKYNLLNLGCNIISAAIIGGLLSRYLANQLAKAGVLNQYRISHDQD; the protein is encoded by the coding sequence ATGTCAAATCGTCTCACTTTATCCGAAACTATTTTTATTTGTATTCTAGCAAGTAGCCTTGGGATTGCTTGGTGGGCTTACTCATTTGCCTACAATATCATCTCGCCAGTACTGAAACCACTAGGAATCAGCGGCTTACTGGAGGGGTTTTGGCATATGGGGGGAATCTTTTTTGGCTATATAATTCGTAAACCGGGAAGTGCGCTACTTGGCGAAACTATCGCCGCAACAGTAGAAGGATTAATTTCACAATGGGGTATTTCAGCTGTTATTTCGGGGGCTTGTCAAGGACTACCCGTAGAAATATTATTTCTTATTTGCCGCTATAAAGTATCCAGTAAATCGATTTGTGCTCTAGGTGGTGTAGTCTCTGCAATCGGTGGCTATCTAGTTACTTACTACTGGTTTGGCTATGGTGAACTAAGTTTAAAATATAATCTATTAAACCTAGGGTGTAATATTATTTCTGCGGCAATAATCGGTGGCTTACTATCAAGATATCTTGCCAATCAGCTAGCTAAAGCAGGAGTTCTTAATCAATATCGCATTAGCCATGACCAAGACTAA
- a CDS encoding replication initiation protein has product MLAAIREVTHPDGVTVSSYKYLPTPAHITLMAFIMKHVKVNDNNLFINQQNKMINSNLGILKRFIPGVSHNELLDLLEDFCNRTLTTKQLAKDGEIDNLESTTFISAYTYNRNTRQVAIELSYRLIPFILYIKQQYIGERWKYSASFTSSYSTLIYDIILTSLDKNTSGIRFNLEQIKEMLGIEPKTYQIYSNFKRKVLNVAISEINLRSDMIIELIEHKENRKVTDIEFVFKRSNG; this is encoded by the coding sequence ATGTTAGCCGCAATTCGTGAAGTAACCCATCCCGATGGTGTTACGGTTTCTAGTTATAAATATCTCCCCACTCCAGCACATATAACTTTGATGGCATTCATCATGAAGCATGTCAAAGTGAATGATAATAATTTATTTATCAATCAACAAAATAAGATGATAAATAGCAATCTCGGGATTTTGAAGCGCTTTATTCCTGGGGTTTCTCATAATGAGTTGCTTGATTTGCTTGAAGATTTTTGTAATCGTACCCTAACTACCAAACAATTGGCTAAAGATGGTGAGATTGATAATCTTGAAAGCACAACTTTTATTTCTGCTTATACCTACAATCGTAATACTAGGCAAGTTGCAATTGAACTTAGTTATCGGCTAATTCCATTTATCCTCTACATTAAGCAACAATACATTGGTGAACGTTGGAAATATTCAGCCAGTTTTACTTCTAGTTATTCAACATTAATTTACGACATTATCCTTACCAGCCTTGATAAAAATACCTCTGGAATTAGATTTAACCTTGAACAAATCAAGGAAATGCTGGGGATAGAACCAAAGACTTATCAAATATATAGTAATTTTAAGCGGAAGGTTCTTAATGTCGCTATTAGTGAGATAAATTTACGCTCTGACATGATTATTGAGTTAATTGAGCATAAGGAAAATCGTAAAGTTACTGATATTGAATTTGTGTTTAAACGAAGCAATGGATGA
- a CDS encoding beta-ketoacyl-ACP synthase 3: MQQADLLSLYSFMIASRESDIVEAELVNSGEANFLASSKGHEGSVIIAPFLQKSDWLHCHYRDKALMLARGISNEMFLYSALCKAESHSAGRQMVSHMSAPELNVLSLVGPVGNNALQATGIAYAIKEESDNPLIYCSVGDGTSQQGEVLEAIAEAKRSNLPVLFFIHNNNLAISTRTEGKTFFSRPDGFVDSFYDIPITYINGSNALAEVAKAETVIKEIRTNRTPQIIVFNVDRLDNHSNADDQRLYRDDAELELSQDQDPLNLAQKYLLENGFSIEEIETAKKQAIKQVRDSIDVARAGTDPVSEFGAELPLNEAVKNPRNEYRGDFNSEERFTMLEAMRQVFNEQLANDPNVCLLGEDIEDGKGDVFGITRGLSTKYPGRVINSALSESTIAGMATGLALAGKKPVAFIQFADFLPIAYNQIMAEMATMYWRTNGGWQCPVIVFAACGAYRPGLGPFHSQTNEATFAHIPGLDVYMPSNAADAAGMLNAAFKSGRPSLFLYPKKLLNNGSNEDTTSKDVAKQLVTISKARIVKTGKDLTLVGWGNTVSLCLQVAEALEQVGSEVEVIDLRTIKPYDKQTLLMSAEKTGKLIVSHEDNLTCGVGGDILATIAEYAKKPVKLRRVTRGDTYVPCNFPNQLDVLPSFEKILTASAELLDLNLEWQSEESEDKSLLTVEVIGTSPSDESVQINEIHVKIGDEVNSGDVLVDVEASKSAGEILAPCKGIVEEICVEVGEKAMVGGALLKLRINENLVKATNKPKKPILSRKIGESAASDTQYVARSKTTIVGMTKPYFKTGSRVVTNEELLPNFPEFTNDDLIQRTGIHQRCWFAEGETAVGLATDAACEALEANKLGLHNIDLIICATCSPEQLQSPSVSCLVLNELNKIYGEQNIPAYDINAACSGYIYALQLAQDFLRTRPQSRVLLITAEALSQRIKPDDFETAFLFADAATATIICGEDNLDECMAELNQIYIGSDAEDGSILNIPTDTSAGITMQGKKLFSVAVKTMSMAIHKCCQLANRDVGSINLVVPHQANQRILSAVESRLKLPHGIMFSNIANYGNTSSCTIPIALSEALAENKHQKQIALCAFGAGFTAGAALLTQRA, encoded by the coding sequence ATGCAGCAAGCAGATTTATTGTCCCTGTATTCATTCATGATCGCCTCGCGTGAATCAGATATTGTAGAAGCCGAACTAGTTAATAGTGGTGAAGCAAACTTTCTGGCATCAAGCAAAGGGCATGAAGGAAGCGTAATAATTGCCCCATTTTTACAAAAAAGTGACTGGCTTCATTGTCATTATCGCGATAAGGCATTAATGCTCGCACGTGGGATAAGCAATGAGATGTTCCTCTATAGCGCACTATGCAAGGCTGAATCGCATTCAGCAGGTCGCCAAATGGTTTCACACATGAGTGCGCCAGAATTAAATGTATTAAGTCTGGTTGGACCTGTTGGTAATAATGCTCTTCAAGCCACAGGTATTGCCTACGCAATAAAAGAGGAAAGTGATAATCCACTTATCTATTGTTCGGTAGGTGATGGAACCTCACAGCAAGGCGAAGTTCTTGAAGCAATAGCTGAAGCAAAACGTAGTAATCTTCCGGTATTATTTTTTATCCACAATAATAATCTAGCAATATCCACTAGAACTGAAGGGAAAACCTTTTTCTCACGCCCGGATGGTTTTGTAGATTCTTTTTATGATATTCCAATTACTTATATTAATGGTAGTAATGCCCTCGCAGAAGTAGCTAAGGCAGAAACAGTAATCAAAGAAATTAGGACAAACCGAACACCACAAATAATAGTATTTAATGTAGATAGACTGGATAACCACTCAAATGCTGATGATCAAAGATTATATCGCGATGATGCCGAGCTTGAATTAAGTCAGGATCAAGATCCACTAAATCTTGCACAAAAATATCTGCTAGAAAATGGATTTAGCATAGAAGAAATAGAAACTGCTAAAAAACAAGCCATCAAACAAGTTAGAGATTCAATTGATGTAGCACGCGCGGGCACAGACCCGGTTAGTGAATTTGGTGCCGAATTACCTTTAAATGAAGCAGTAAAAAACCCTCGCAATGAGTACCGTGGTGACTTCAATAGTGAAGAGCGCTTTACAATGCTTGAAGCAATGCGTCAGGTATTTAATGAACAACTAGCTAATGACCCGAATGTTTGCCTTCTAGGTGAAGACATTGAAGATGGCAAGGGTGATGTATTTGGTATTACCCGTGGACTTTCAACAAAATATCCGGGCAGAGTTATCAATTCAGCATTAAGTGAATCGACTATAGCTGGAATGGCGACTGGACTTGCCCTAGCTGGCAAAAAACCAGTAGCATTTATTCAATTTGCTGACTTCCTGCCAATTGCCTATAATCAAATCATGGCAGAAATGGCAACTATGTATTGGCGCACGAATGGTGGCTGGCAATGTCCAGTGATCGTATTTGCAGCCTGTGGTGCATATCGCCCTGGACTTGGACCGTTCCATTCACAAACCAATGAAGCAACTTTTGCCCATATTCCAGGTTTAGATGTTTATATGCCATCAAATGCTGCCGATGCAGCGGGTATGCTTAATGCGGCTTTTAAATCAGGACGCCCAAGCCTCTTTTTATATCCTAAAAAACTACTAAATAATGGTAGTAATGAAGATACGACCTCAAAAGATGTCGCTAAACAACTGGTAACTATCAGTAAGGCGCGGATAGTTAAAACTGGTAAAGACCTGACCCTAGTTGGCTGGGGCAATACCGTATCACTATGTTTACAAGTTGCCGAAGCTCTTGAACAAGTTGGGAGCGAAGTTGAAGTAATTGATTTACGGACAATTAAACCATACGATAAGCAAACACTTCTAATGTCAGCTGAAAAAACAGGTAAGTTAATCGTTAGCCATGAAGACAATCTTACTTGTGGTGTTGGTGGTGATATATTGGCAACTATTGCTGAATATGCCAAAAAGCCAGTTAAATTACGCCGTGTAACCCGTGGGGACACCTACGTACCATGTAATTTTCCTAATCAGTTAGATGTGTTACCATCTTTTGAGAAAATTCTTACTGCTTCAGCCGAACTCCTTGATCTAAATCTGGAATGGCAAAGCGAAGAAAGTGAAGATAAATCATTACTAACAGTAGAAGTTATTGGCACTAGCCCATCGGATGAGAGCGTACAGATCAATGAAATTCATGTAAAAATTGGTGACGAAGTTAATTCTGGAGATGTACTAGTAGATGTTGAAGCTAGTAAGTCAGCAGGAGAAATCCTTGCTCCATGTAAAGGGATTGTCGAAGAAATTTGCGTTGAAGTCGGTGAAAAAGCCATGGTTGGTGGAGCGTTACTAAAACTACGCATCAATGAAAATCTAGTAAAAGCAACCAATAAGCCGAAAAAGCCAATTTTAAGCCGGAAAATTGGAGAATCAGCCGCTTCAGACACTCAGTATGTAGCTCGCTCAAAAACTACAATTGTAGGCATGACTAAACCTTATTTCAAAACTGGCTCAAGAGTAGTTACTAATGAGGAACTTTTGCCAAATTTCCCTGAATTTACTAATGATGATCTGATTCAGCGGACAGGGATTCACCAGCGCTGCTGGTTTGCTGAAGGTGAAACAGCCGTAGGGCTCGCTACGGATGCAGCCTGTGAAGCTTTAGAAGCCAATAAACTAGGCTTGCATAATATTGATCTAATTATCTGCGCAACGTGTAGCCCAGAACAATTGCAATCACCATCAGTATCTTGTCTGGTACTTAATGAATTAAATAAAATCTACGGTGAGCAAAACATACCTGCGTACGATATAAATGCGGCATGTAGTGGCTACATCTATGCTCTACAACTAGCACAAGATTTCTTACGTACACGCCCACAATCGCGAGTATTACTAATAACGGCAGAAGCATTATCGCAACGAATCAAGCCAGATGATTTTGAAACAGCATTTTTATTTGCAGATGCTGCAACAGCTACAATTATTTGTGGTGAAGATAATTTGGATGAATGCATGGCAGAATTAAACCAGATCTATATTGGCTCGGATGCAGAAGACGGTAGTATTCTAAATATCCCAACAGATACATCTGCGGGGATAACTATGCAAGGTAAAAAACTCTTTAGTGTCGCGGTTAAAACTATGTCAATGGCAATCCATAAATGTTGTCAGCTGGCAAATCGCGATGTTGGTTCAATCAATCTAGTCGTGCCACATCAGGCAAATCAGCGAATCTTAAGTGCTGTTGAAAGTCGGCTGAAACTGCCACACGGCATCATGTTTAGTAATATTGCTAATTATGGGAATACTTCTTCGTGCACGATTCCGATTGCGTTAAGTGAGGCTCTGGCTGAAAACAAACACCAAAAACAAATTGCACTATGTGCATTTGGTGCTGGTTTTACTGCTGGCGCTGCCCTACTCACCCAAAGGGCATAA